In the Verrucomicrobiia bacterium genome, one interval contains:
- the pnp gene encoding polyribonucleotide nucleotidyltransferase: protein MATINPFGKDIVKVVGEFAGQTITLEANRLAFQADGAVTVTMGDTVVLGIVTSGPVNPNLDYFPLSIDYEEKMYAAGKISGSRFIKREGRPSEEAILAGRLIDRPIRPLFPKGYRNELQGIATVLSLDPQIRPDMVAMIAVSSAMLLAGVPFDGPVAGARIGLVNGKLIAQPQTDVLATSDLDLVVAGTKDAVMMVEAGANQVDEATMVEAIRLAHETIQPVLALQEALAEKVGVTKKEYELYLPDESREEKVKAFLKGKLGENVRGGFQERRAALKALEDALFEEFVPSDADHAEKFAWHEAFDALIKKEVRRGILEDGVRPDGRKPEEIRPLSSEVGVLPRTHGSSIFTRGTTQALNITTLAPLSYAQMVDTMELDTERRFIHHYNMPGYTVGEVRRLGSPGRREIGHGALAERGLRAVIPSEEEFPYTIRTVSEILSSNGSTSMASVCSSCLSLMDAGVPIKAPVSGIAMGLVTDGKDKSIILSDIQGTEDFAGDMDFKVVGTNQGITALQMDIKIKGITPELMARALEQAKKGRLHILEHMLTTIAEPRKTISQYAPRIEKLIINPEKIGAVIGKGGEVINKITSETGAEIDIKDDGLVTISAVDTASIEKALDWVRALTEEPEVGKIYKGEVVKIMDFGAFVNIMPGIDGMVHISQLADHRVEKVTDILREGQTVTVKLMAIDEKGRLNLSMKDVDQA from the coding sequence ATGGCAACTATTAATCCATTCGGAAAAGACATTGTTAAGGTTGTCGGCGAATTTGCTGGACAAACTATTACGCTTGAAGCAAACCGATTGGCCTTTCAGGCTGATGGTGCCGTCACGGTAACCATGGGTGATACCGTTGTGCTCGGTATCGTTACTTCTGGCCCAGTCAACCCGAACCTCGATTACTTCCCCTTGAGTATCGATTACGAAGAAAAAATGTACGCCGCCGGCAAAATTAGCGGCAGTCGATTTATTAAGCGCGAGGGCCGCCCTAGCGAAGAAGCTATTTTAGCCGGTCGTTTAATCGATCGCCCTATTCGACCGCTGTTTCCAAAAGGCTACCGCAATGAATTACAGGGTATTGCAACAGTTTTAAGCCTTGACCCGCAAATTAGGCCCGACATGGTGGCGATGATCGCTGTTTCAAGCGCGATGCTGCTGGCTGGCGTGCCGTTCGATGGCCCAGTAGCCGGTGCGCGCATCGGCTTGGTTAACGGTAAGCTCATTGCTCAGCCGCAAACCGATGTTTTAGCAACCAGCGACCTTGACCTTGTTGTAGCGGGCACCAAAGACGCCGTTATGATGGTTGAAGCCGGCGCTAATCAGGTTGATGAAGCCACAATGGTAGAAGCCATTCGCTTGGCTCATGAAACCATCCAGCCCGTGCTTGCTCTACAAGAAGCTTTAGCTGAAAAAGTTGGTGTTACCAAAAAAGAATACGAATTATATCTGCCCGATGAAAGCCGCGAAGAAAAAGTCAAAGCTTTTCTTAAAGGCAAGCTTGGCGAGAACGTCCGTGGTGGTTTTCAAGAGCGACGGGCTGCACTTAAGGCGCTCGAGGATGCGCTATTTGAAGAATTTGTCCCCAGCGATGCTGACCACGCTGAAAAATTTGCCTGGCACGAAGCTTTTGATGCTCTTATTAAAAAAGAAGTACGCCGCGGCATACTTGAAGATGGCGTTCGGCCCGATGGTCGCAAGCCAGAAGAAATCCGCCCGCTTTCCAGCGAGGTTGGCGTATTACCACGAACCCATGGTTCGAGTATTTTTACGCGGGGTACCACTCAGGCGCTGAACATCACCACGCTGGCTCCACTCAGTTACGCCCAGATGGTCGACACCATGGAACTCGACACCGAGCGCCGCTTTATTCACCACTACAACATGCCCGGCTATACTGTAGGTGAAGTTCGTCGTCTTGGTAGCCCTGGTCGTCGCGAAATTGGCCACGGTGCTCTTGCCGAACGAGGGTTACGCGCGGTTATTCCAAGCGAGGAAGAATTTCCTTATACCATCCGGACGGTTTCAGAGATCCTAAGTTCCAACGGTTCTACCAGTATGGCCAGTGTCTGTTCGAGCTGTCTTAGCTTAATGGATGCCGGCGTGCCAATTAAAGCGCCAGTTAGCGGTATTGCCATGGGCCTCGTCACTGATGGTAAGGACAAGTCAATTATTCTAAGCGACATTCAAGGCACCGAAGATTTTGCCGGTGATATGGACTTCAAGGTAGTTGGTACCAACCAGGGCATTACCGCATTACAGATGGACATCAAAATTAAGGGTATTACCCCCGAGCTCATGGCCCGGGCGCTTGAACAAGCTAAGAAGGGCCGGTTGCACATTCTCGAGCACATGCTCACCACAATCGCCGAACCCCGCAAAACCATCAGCCAGTACGCGCCCCGTATTGAGAAACTTATCATCAATCCAGAGAAAATCGGGGCGGTTATTGGTAAAGGCGGTGAGGTAATCAACAAGATTACATCAGAAACTGGCGCTGAAATTGACATCAAAGATGACGGCTTGGTAACAATCTCAGCTGTCGACACCGCCTCGATTGAAAAAGCCCTTGATTGGGTAAGGGCACTCACCGAGGAGCCTGAGGTCGGAAAGATTTATAAGGGGGAAGTGGTAAAAATCATGGACTTTGGTGCCTTCGTAAACATCATGCCTGGTATCGATGGCATGGTGCACATTTCACAGCTCGCCGACCACCGAGTTGAGAAGGTGACTGATATCTTGCGCGAAGGGCAAACCGTTACCGTCAAATTGATGGCTATCGACGAAAAAGGTCGCTTAAATCTTTCAATGAAAGACGTTGACCAGGCGTAG
- the rpsO gene encoding 30S ribosomal protein S15 — translation MITRENKVTAIANAQLHKGDVGSPQVQASVLTKRINEVTEHLKVHKHDFMARRGLLQMVGRRKRLLKYLEQKDFEAYRAIVAKLGLRK, via the coding sequence ATGATTACTCGTGAGAACAAAGTTACAGCAATTGCCAACGCGCAGCTTCACAAGGGCGATGTCGGGTCACCTCAGGTGCAGGCGTCGGTTTTGACGAAGCGTATTAACGAAGTAACTGAACACCTCAAGGTACACAAGCATGATTTTATGGCTCGTCGAGGCCTTCTGCAGATGGTCGGTCGTCGCAAACGACTCCTAAAGTATCTTGAGCAAAAAGACTTCGAAGCATACCGCGCGATTGTCGCAAAACTAGGACTCCGCAAATAA
- the truB gene encoding tRNA pseudouridine(55) synthase TruB, translating to MPISATNTADPVMDGMLLIDKPSQMTSFGVVARVRRRLSEVANKKIKVGHTGTLDPFATGLMVLLVGPACKRAGELSKLDKVYEAAITLGKTSTTGDPEGEITEVTDAPVPTKQEVEAALQAFTGEIMQVPPMFSAIKINGQRAYKLARQGETVEIPARKVTIYQLELIDYAYPMLKIRAHVSSGTYIRTLAQDIGERLHTGAYCHQLRRTAVGKWHLSEAVEIEAAAQSLRALE from the coding sequence TTGCCAATTAGCGCGACTAATACTGCCGATCCGGTAATGGATGGCATGCTGCTTATCGATAAACCAAGCCAGATGACGAGTTTTGGCGTGGTGGCACGGGTGCGCCGTCGACTTTCTGAAGTTGCCAACAAAAAGATCAAGGTTGGCCATACCGGCACACTCGACCCTTTCGCAACTGGTTTAATGGTGCTTCTAGTGGGTCCGGCTTGCAAGCGGGCTGGCGAGTTAAGTAAGCTTGATAAAGTTTATGAGGCTGCTATTACGCTTGGGAAAACAAGCACCACTGGCGACCCAGAAGGCGAAATAACCGAAGTTACTGATGCACCGGTTCCCACAAAACAGGAAGTCGAGGCAGCGCTTCAAGCCTTTACAGGCGAAATTATGCAAGTTCCACCGATGTTTTCGGCAATCAAAATCAATGGTCAACGTGCCTATAAACTTGCGCGGCAAGGTGAAACTGTTGAAATTCCGGCCCGAAAAGTCACCATTTACCAGCTCGAACTCATCGATTACGCTTATCCAATGCTAAAAATTCGAGCCCACGTTTCCAGCGGCACCTACATCCGCACCCTAGCCCAAGATATTGGTGAACGGCTACACACCGGCGCCTACTGTCATCAGCTCCGCCGTACAGCAGTAGGGAAGTGGCATCTTTCAGAGGCGGTAGAGATAGAGGCTGCCGCTCAGTCTTTGCGTGCCTTAGAATAG